The proteins below are encoded in one region of Sporosarcina sp. FSL K6-1508:
- a CDS encoding TerD family protein yields MAISLSKGQKVDLTKSNPGLTNITIGLGWDTNKYDGGKDFDLDSSIFLLNATGKCDNEKDFIFFNNLEGGNGSVVHTGDNLTGEGDGDDEQVKVSLANVPATVEKIAFTITIHDAEERNQNFGQVSNSYVRIVNDANSEELIRYDLGEDFSIETAVVVGELYRHGSEWKFSAIGSGYQGGLVSLVKDYGLQA; encoded by the coding sequence ATGGCTATTTCATTGAGCAAAGGGCAAAAAGTAGATTTGACGAAAAGTAATCCAGGATTAACAAACATCACAATCGGTCTGGGTTGGGATACGAATAAATATGACGGCGGGAAAGACTTTGACCTCGATTCATCCATATTTTTATTAAATGCAACAGGAAAATGTGACAACGAAAAGGATTTCATCTTCTTCAATAATCTTGAAGGCGGAAATGGTTCCGTTGTCCATACCGGCGACAACTTGACAGGTGAAGGCGATGGAGACGATGAGCAAGTCAAAGTCAGTCTTGCAAATGTACCGGCCACGGTTGAAAAAATAGCGTTCACGATTACAATCCATGATGCAGAGGAACGCAATCAGAACTTCGGTCAGGTTTCGAACAGCTATGTACGAATCGTTAACGATGCAAACAGCGAAGAGTTGATCCGCTATGACTTAGGGGAAGACTTCTCCATTGAAACAGCTGTTGTTGTAGGTGAGCTATATAGACATGGTAGCGAATGGAAGTTTAGTGCGATTGGCAGTGGCTATCAGGGTGGTCTAGTTTCCCTTGTAAAGGATTATGGACTACAAGCTTAA
- a CDS encoding TerD family protein, whose translation MAIILQKGQRIDLTKGHPGLERIVVGLGWDPIEKKKSGLLGGLFGGGNAGGSDSNMDIDASVIMLQDDKFVSKDNLVYFGNLKSKCGSVTHTGDNTTGDGDGDDEQVIVDLKMIPASINKLVFVVNIYDCVKRKQDFGQVENAFIRVMNSANNEELLKFSLSESYAGSTSLTVAEIYRSGSEWKFAAVGSGSSDAGLGEMVNKYS comes from the coding sequence TTGGCAATTATCTTGCAAAAGGGCCAGCGAATCGATTTGACGAAAGGTCATCCAGGCCTTGAAAGAATTGTTGTGGGACTCGGTTGGGATCCGATTGAGAAAAAAAAGAGTGGATTACTCGGCGGGCTTTTCGGTGGCGGTAACGCCGGTGGTAGTGATTCTAATATGGATATTGATGCTTCTGTCATCATGCTACAAGACGATAAATTTGTGAGTAAAGACAATTTGGTTTACTTTGGCAATTTGAAGAGTAAATGTGGCAGCGTTACACATACAGGTGATAATACCACTGGAGATGGCGACGGAGATGATGAGCAAGTGATCGTTGACTTGAAGATGATCCCTGCGAGCATTAATAAGCTGGTGTTTGTCGTTAATATTTACGATTGTGTAAAACGTAAACAGGACTTTGGCCAAGTGGAAAATGCATTTATCCGCGTCATGAATTCGGCGAATAATGAGGAATTGCTAAAGTTTAGTTTGTCGGAAAGCTATGCAGGATCTACAAGCTTAACTGTCGCAGAAATTTATCGTAGTGGCAGTGAGTGGAAATTCGCTGCAGTTGGTTCAGGCTCATCAGATGCGGGTCTGGGAGAAATGGTTAATAAATATTCATAA
- a CDS encoding TerC family protein: MNIINGIIDTYAAFFDWDMWVQVLSDPVSWGLIGTLVILEGLLSADNALVLAVMVKHLPEKQRKKALFYGLLGAYIFRFIAIGVGVFLIKLWWVKALGAAYLAWLAIKYFIDKSKEAGNDEEIAGMKTEGILIRLFGTFWGTIAAVEIMDIAFSVDSVLAAFGVSEQIWVLLLGGMLGVLMMRGIAGVFLKLIDKVPELETAAYVLIMLIAIKMGLSVVGYDVHHYVFFIILIITFLATFVIHNRNKRKLA, encoded by the coding sequence ATGAATATAATTAATGGAATAATCGATACATATGCCGCCTTTTTTGACTGGGATATGTGGGTACAAGTGCTAAGCGATCCGGTCAGTTGGGGCTTAATCGGCACCCTCGTCATACTTGAGGGATTGTTGTCCGCTGATAATGCACTCGTACTCGCGGTAATGGTCAAACATTTACCGGAAAAGCAACGGAAAAAAGCTTTATTTTACGGACTTCTTGGCGCTTATATCTTCCGGTTCATTGCAATTGGGGTCGGTGTTTTCCTCATTAAATTGTGGTGGGTCAAGGCATTAGGTGCGGCTTATCTAGCTTGGTTGGCGATTAAGTACTTTATCGACAAGTCAAAAGAAGCAGGTAATGATGAAGAAATTGCAGGTATGAAAACAGAGGGTATTCTAATTCGTCTTTTCGGAACGTTCTGGGGAACGATTGCCGCTGTTGAGATTATGGATATTGCTTTTTCGGTAGATAGTGTGCTTGCTGCTTTCGGTGTCAGTGAACAAATCTGGGTACTTCTTCTCGGGGGAATGCTCGGAGTATTGATGATGCGCGGAATTGCCGGCGTATTTCTAAAGTTAATTGACAAAGTGCCAGAACTCGAAACGGCAGCGTATGTGCTGATTATGCTAATAGCGATTAAGATGGGATTGAGTGTTGTTGGTTACGATGTGCACCACTATGTATTCTTTATCATCTTAATTATTACGTTCCTTGCTACATTTGTTATTCACAATAGAAATAAGCGTAAGTTGGCTTAA
- a CDS encoding cysteine protease StiP family protein: MQILTGSYSSNDVVFLLKDLSDASLERSLNEREEAIQSGVHYSEMLPVEYEPTAAYLNLFYESLHTSKRKVAAGVGTISELLIEKKGENLVLVSLARAGTPIGILMKRYIKMKYGTDLPHYCVSIIRGRGIDENAMLYITNHHPAKQIVFVDGWTGKGAISKELTRSVDMFKEKHGITLDDELVVLADPGHCSSLYGTREDYLIPSACLNSTVSGLISRTVLNSHWIGETDFHGAKVYSELRDKDVSNYYVDVITAEFEATGALIEATKATLRNTDMTPTWLGLETVALIQKHYGIEDMNLIKPGVGETTRVLLRRLPWKILVKDLNDPQIKHILQLAKERDVPVEVYEQMAYTCCGLIKPVEKKL; this comes from the coding sequence ATGCAGATACTGACGGGAAGTTATTCATCTAATGATGTAGTTTTTCTATTGAAAGATCTTTCAGATGCGAGTTTAGAAAGAAGTCTAAATGAACGGGAAGAGGCTATTCAAAGCGGAGTCCATTACTCGGAAATGCTACCGGTTGAATATGAGCCGACGGCAGCCTATTTAAATTTGTTTTACGAGTCACTTCATACTTCAAAACGAAAAGTGGCTGCCGGGGTCGGCACGATTTCGGAACTGCTCATAGAAAAAAAGGGAGAGAACCTTGTTCTTGTTTCTCTTGCAAGGGCCGGTACGCCAATCGGTATTCTGATGAAGCGCTATATTAAGATGAAATACGGAACGGATTTGCCTCATTATTGCGTGTCAATCATTCGTGGACGAGGCATCGATGAAAATGCGATGCTCTATATTACTAACCACCATCCGGCGAAGCAGATCGTCTTTGTTGACGGGTGGACCGGTAAGGGCGCTATTTCTAAAGAGCTGACAAGGTCTGTGGACATGTTCAAAGAAAAACATGGAATTACGCTTGATGACGAACTTGTCGTATTGGCGGATCCGGGTCACTGTTCTTCTTTATACGGGACGCGGGAAGATTATCTTATTCCGAGTGCTTGTTTGAATTCTACGGTGTCTGGGCTAATCAGTCGTACGGTTCTGAACAGCCACTGGATCGGTGAGACGGATTTCCATGGAGCGAAAGTCTATTCAGAACTTCGTGATAAAGATGTATCGAATTATTATGTTGATGTAATCACAGCAGAATTTGAAGCGACAGGGGCGTTAATCGAAGCGACGAAAGCAACTTTAAGGAACACAGACATGACCCCGACATGGCTAGGGTTGGAAACGGTCGCGTTGATTCAGAAGCACTATGGAATTGAAGATATGAACCTCATCAAACCTGGCGTTGGCGAGACGACCCGTGTACTTTTACGACGTCTGCCGTGGAAGATATTAGTTAAGGATTTGAACGACCCTCAGATCAAACACATTTTACAGCTGGCAAAAGAAAGGGATGTTCCCGTGGAGGTTTACGAACAGATGGCTTATACTTGTTGTGGACTTATCAAACCCGTGGAGAAAAAGTTATGA
- a CDS encoding HAD family hydrolase, producing the protein MIFASDLDGTLIYSNRRLGRNPVSVPVRSVEVYNGKEISFMTEKAITLLRELADEMMFVPVTTRTAEQYNRISLFREEIRPTYAITSNGAVVLKDGNVDMQWQDYVRAKIDGSTASVEDVKRKIEETPGALLTEPIHVVDRFFVYMIIKPPLSPERIKDYSRWAAEYGWIFSVQGRKVYFIPSFINKWDAVNYVAEKEGKKTVFTAGDSNLDVCLIEHAKFGLIPRHGEAAVNFGHLGLTKKTGVLAAEEIIETILSMRLPSIPEIR; encoded by the coding sequence ATGATATTTGCAAGTGATCTAGACGGGACGCTTATCTATTCAAACCGGCGTCTTGGTAGGAATCCTGTGAGTGTACCTGTTCGAAGTGTCGAAGTATATAATGGAAAAGAAATTTCTTTTATGACGGAAAAGGCGATTACACTATTACGCGAGCTGGCTGATGAGATGATGTTTGTTCCTGTAACGACAAGAACTGCTGAGCAATATAATCGTATCTCGCTATTTCGTGAAGAAATCCGTCCTACATATGCGATTACAAGTAATGGCGCAGTTGTGCTTAAGGATGGAAATGTAGATATGCAATGGCAGGATTATGTCCGTGCTAAAATAGATGGAAGTACGGCTTCAGTGGAAGATGTGAAGCGGAAAATAGAAGAGACTCCGGGTGCTTTATTGACGGAACCGATTCACGTTGTAGATCGTTTTTTTGTTTACATGATTATCAAACCACCGCTCTCTCCTGAACGAATCAAGGATTATTCTCGGTGGGCAGCTGAGTATGGCTGGATATTTTCAGTTCAAGGTAGAAAGGTTTACTTCATTCCATCATTCATCAATAAATGGGATGCAGTTAACTATGTCGCAGAGAAAGAAGGAAAGAAGACGGTCTTTACTGCGGGCGATTCTAATCTTGACGTATGCTTGATTGAACATGCGAAATTCGGTCTGATACCACGGCACGGGGAAGCAGCAGTAAATTTTGGTCATCTTGGACTGACAAAAAAGACAGGAGTTTTGGCAGCGGAGGAAATCATTGAAACAATTCTTTCAATGCGGCTCCCATCAATTCCTGAAATCCGTTGA
- a CDS encoding GNAT family N-acetyltransferase, whose product MRNLLKHEAPPFDLLLLADPSRELVDQYLAYGECRIAEVEGKIVGVYVLVKLGDSKMEIINIAVDASIQGRGIGKKLINDAIQTARMLGCKSLEVGTGNSSISQLGFYQKCGFRIDGVIQDFFLDHYEEEIFENGIQCRDMVRFSMDIS is encoded by the coding sequence ATGAGGAATTTACTAAAGCATGAAGCTCCACCCTTTGATCTTCTACTCCTTGCCGATCCATCGCGGGAACTAGTGGACCAGTATTTAGCCTACGGGGAATGCCGTATTGCTGAAGTAGAAGGCAAGATTGTCGGTGTCTATGTGCTTGTTAAATTAGGAGATAGTAAGATGGAGATTATAAATATTGCTGTGGATGCGAGTATACAAGGCCGCGGGATTGGGAAGAAGTTAATCAACGACGCGATTCAGACCGCAAGGATGTTGGGCTGCAAGTCGCTTGAAGTTGGAACTGGAAACTCCAGTATTAGTCAATTGGGGTTTTATCAGAAATGTGGTTTTCGTATCGATGGTGTGATTCAAGACTTCTTCTTAGATCACTACGAGGAAGAAATTTTTGAAAACGGCATTCAATGCAGGGACATGGTTCGGTTTTCAATGGATATTTCATGA
- a CDS encoding phosphoribosyltransferase family protein, translated as MKTSHSSIYYPSKYTHNVCESMKVHVQIKQNPLELRAETLYEMAARINKKRSFLFVSKVLGKHIPITPQVPLIASALLAAIYYEGKVAKQMPGKDQLIEAIRDGSTKKLQTAYSIVQKLRCQLDEPVIFIGFAETATALGHGVFDCFSNAVYIHSTREMLADQEVTLYFEEEHSHASDQRCYAPEHFLKNDKPICLVDDEITTGNTALNIIASIQKRFPREEYTILSLLDWRSEEDQQRLREFEKSHGIRITTYAILTGTIQVEGTPNLTESSDIVGESLSVVPSFERISLQSLPVPLPHFIYSSIDSFGFKKGPYYSALTGRFGISSANKQDVEAYCRSVGEYLEKYRTGKRTLCLGTGEFMHIPMKTAVYMGEGVSFHSTTRSPIFPIDQEGYPIKDRLAFESPDDPATMNYAYNVSGMKYDEVFLFFERPMDDKRLEPILRQFKGLPAIHIVDFT; from the coding sequence ATGAAAACATCACATTCATCGATTTACTATCCGAGTAAATATACACATAATGTTTGCGAGTCCATGAAAGTACATGTACAAATCAAACAAAATCCACTCGAACTCCGGGCGGAAACTTTATATGAGATGGCCGCGCGGATTAATAAAAAAAGGTCTTTTTTGTTCGTCAGTAAAGTATTGGGGAAGCACATCCCTATAACTCCTCAAGTGCCATTAATTGCGTCAGCACTGCTGGCTGCCATTTATTATGAAGGTAAGGTAGCTAAACAAATGCCTGGAAAAGATCAGTTAATCGAAGCAATAAGGGATGGCTCTACTAAGAAATTACAAACTGCCTATTCGATTGTGCAAAAATTGCGCTGCCAACTTGATGAGCCGGTTATTTTTATCGGTTTCGCGGAAACGGCAACGGCCCTCGGTCATGGCGTTTTTGACTGTTTTTCAAATGCTGTCTACATTCATTCGACAAGAGAAATGCTTGCCGATCAAGAGGTGACACTCTATTTTGAAGAAGAACATTCACACGCCAGTGATCAGCGTTGCTATGCCCCGGAGCATTTTTTGAAAAATGACAAACCGATTTGTCTTGTGGACGATGAAATTACCACAGGTAATACAGCTTTGAATATCATTGCTTCTATTCAAAAGCGTTTTCCACGTGAAGAATATACAATCTTATCCCTTTTGGACTGGCGGAGTGAAGAAGATCAGCAGCGATTGAGGGAATTTGAGAAGTCGCATGGAATTCGAATCACGACGTATGCTATATTGACGGGAACAATTCAAGTCGAAGGAACACCTAATTTAACTGAGAGTAGTGATATTGTTGGTGAATCGCTTAGTGTAGTTCCTAGTTTTGAAAGAATTAGTCTGCAGTCATTGCCTGTACCTCTTCCTCACTTTATATACTCATCAATTGATTCCTTCGGATTTAAAAAAGGTCCATATTATTCGGCTCTGACTGGAAGGTTCGGCATTTCATCGGCCAACAAACAGGATGTTGAGGCGTATTGTCGGAGTGTGGGGGAGTATTTGGAGAAATATAGGACAGGAAAAAGGACGTTATGTCTTGGCACAGGAGAATTCATGCACATTCCGATGAAAACCGCTGTTTACATGGGCGAGGGTGTATCTTTTCATTCAACGACTAGAAGTCCGATATTTCCGATAGACCAGGAAGGCTATCCGATAAAAGATCGATTGGCTTTCGAAAGCCCCGACGATCCAGCAACCATGAATTATGCGTATAATGTATCCGGCATGAAATATGATGAAGTTTTCTTGTTTTTTGAACGTCCAATGGATGACAAAAGACTCGAACCGATATTGCGCCAATTCAAAGGATTACCTGCAATCCATATTGTAGACTTCACTTGA
- a CDS encoding TerD family protein, giving the protein MAITLSKGQKVDLTKTNPGLIRGVIGLGWDTNKYSGGKEFDLDASAFLVDASNRCQNDHDFIFYNNLKHPSGALQHTGDNRTGEGDGDDEQVIVDFSKIPAYVDRIGITVTIHDAETRSQNFGQVSNAFVRLSDEATGEELLRFDLGEDFSIETAVVFCELYRHGNDWKFNAIGSGFSGGLEALCKNYGLEV; this is encoded by the coding sequence ATGGCGATCACGTTATCGAAAGGGCAAAAAGTTGATTTGACGAAGACAAACCCGGGGCTTATACGAGGAGTTATTGGACTCGGTTGGGATACGAATAAATACTCTGGCGGAAAAGAGTTCGATCTTGATGCTTCTGCATTTCTTGTCGATGCAAGCAACCGTTGCCAGAATGATCATGATTTTATTTTTTACAATAATCTTAAGCATCCGAGTGGAGCTCTTCAACATACGGGTGATAACCGGACGGGTGAGGGAGATGGGGATGACGAGCAAGTAATCGTGGACTTCTCAAAAATTCCCGCGTATGTTGACCGGATAGGTATTACGGTTACGATTCATGATGCAGAAACGCGAAGCCAAAATTTCGGGCAGGTGTCAAATGCCTTTGTCCGACTTTCGGATGAAGCGACTGGGGAAGAATTACTACGTTTCGATTTGGGAGAAGATTTTTCCATTGAAACGGCTGTTGTTTTCTGCGAATTGTACAGGCACGGTAACGATTGGAAATTCAATGCAATCGGCAGCGGATTCTCCGGAGGTCTGGAAGCACTCTGCAAAAACTATGGTTTGGAAGTATAA
- a CDS encoding phosphotransferase, with the protein MDLVLSEEIVLNDLINTCKRFFGFNVLEATPIKRGWLNLKWRITTDSGVFLIKQYNKERYKKYNRDELLFAFSQQMRLHKGGLPCPKLYSYEDQFLLESDKGELFMLMEYCDGTVIPPGKINVHQMYDLGRVTGNMHDLLNDRTPRLKRRSEFIPPSREERLAHWKSAWNHANITDKSHLLPILETQYKVTETINLEAFNLNETGWAHRDLWVDNLLFKEKTVSAVLDFDRMKYDYPKLDVARAVISGALYENNFEVSHVQAFIEGYSEKCLVEKGFIISSLKMLWFMESTWWIDSNMDQHSGPPERFAEEMRWIAENQKELESMLGNV; encoded by the coding sequence AACGACCTTATCAACACTTGTAAACGATTTTTTGGGTTTAATGTATTAGAAGCTACACCTATAAAACGTGGTTGGTTAAATTTAAAGTGGAGAATAACAACAGATTCTGGTGTTTTTTTAATCAAGCAATATAACAAGGAAAGATACAAAAAATATAACCGCGATGAACTCTTATTCGCTTTCTCTCAACAAATGCGATTACATAAAGGAGGTCTTCCATGCCCTAAACTCTATTCTTATGAAGATCAGTTTCTTTTAGAATCGGATAAGGGCGAACTTTTTATGTTAATGGAATATTGTGATGGCACTGTAATCCCTCCCGGCAAAATAAATGTTCATCAAATGTATGACTTAGGACGGGTAACAGGGAATATGCATGATTTGTTAAATGACCGTACACCAAGGCTTAAGAGAAGATCCGAATTTATCCCTCCAAGTCGGGAGGAGCGTTTGGCCCATTGGAAATCTGCTTGGAATCATGCGAATATTACTGACAAATCTCATTTACTGCCAATACTAGAAACGCAATATAAAGTAACTGAAACGATAAATTTGGAAGCCTTTAATCTGAATGAAACTGGGTGGGCCCACCGTGATCTATGGGTAGACAATTTATTGTTCAAAGAGAAAACAGTAAGTGCCGTTTTGGATTTCGATAGGATGAAATATGACTATCCAAAGCTAGATGTTGCTAGAGCTGTTATATCTGGGGCTTTATATGAAAACAATTTTGAAGTCTCCCATGTTCAAGCTTTTATAGAAGGATATAGTGAGAAATGTTTAGTTGAGAAAGGATTCATAATTAGCTCATTAAAAATGTTGTGGTTTATGGAAAGTACATGGTGGATAGATTCAAACATGGATCAGCATAGTGGTCCCCCAGAACGTTTTGCAGAGGAAATGCGTTGGATAGCTGAAAATCAAAAAGAATTGGAGTCCATGTTAGGGAATGTATAA
- a CDS encoding HpcH/HpaI aldolase/citrate lyase family protein has protein sequence MKYFNDIAAVSVEDLFYRQPLTITKHTDKKRLSYSLGALLYMPATRLDIADLIITNKFKELVTVAICLEDAIGDHEVEEAENKLILHMQKITAAVQEGRLTEETTPLIFVRVRSAKQMVDIAERLGDALKNLVGFVFPKFSSDNAEDFLSALRLLNKQANTVLYGMPILESPSVLYKERRLDELLRLKEIVAQYADLILNIRIGATDLCGLYGLRRDSETTVYEISIVNELITDVVNLFSRQHDGFVVSGPVWEHFSSNGRVLKPQLRETPFHDHLGSEGLLLRKELIRKDFDGLIQETLLDKANGLVGKTIIHPSHLLPVQALHVVTKEEYVDALSIYQQATGEKGVFKSEFMNKMNEIKPHLYWAQKVLIKSDIYGVYNENITFIDLLSE, from the coding sequence TTGAAGTACTTTAATGACATAGCCGCTGTAAGCGTGGAAGATTTATTTTATCGTCAACCGTTGACGATTACGAAGCATACCGATAAAAAACGGCTGTCATACAGTCTGGGTGCATTATTGTATATGCCGGCAACCAGGTTAGATATAGCCGATCTTATTATTACAAACAAATTTAAGGAGCTTGTTACAGTAGCCATCTGTCTTGAAGATGCAATAGGGGATCATGAAGTAGAAGAGGCGGAAAATAAGCTGATTCTTCATATGCAAAAGATCACCGCTGCAGTACAGGAAGGTCGACTCACAGAAGAAACGACCCCGCTCATTTTTGTCCGGGTGCGAAGTGCAAAACAGATGGTAGACATAGCGGAACGTCTTGGCGATGCACTTAAGAACCTTGTAGGTTTTGTGTTTCCAAAGTTTTCATCAGACAATGCGGAAGACTTTTTATCTGCGCTTCGTCTGCTGAATAAGCAAGCGAATACAGTTCTTTATGGTATGCCGATTCTTGAATCACCGAGTGTCCTTTACAAGGAGCGGCGATTGGATGAGTTGCTTAGGTTAAAGGAAATAGTTGCTCAGTATGCTGATCTTATTTTGAATATCCGTATCGGGGCCACCGATCTATGTGGGCTTTATGGGTTGAGGAGAGATAGTGAGACGACTGTCTATGAGATTTCCATTGTTAATGAACTGATTACGGATGTCGTTAATCTATTTTCCAGACAACATGATGGGTTCGTCGTATCTGGCCCAGTCTGGGAACATTTTTCATCAAACGGGCGTGTCTTGAAACCACAACTACGTGAGACACCATTTCATGACCACTTAGGTTCGGAGGGTCTTTTACTCAGAAAAGAACTGATTCGAAAGGATTTTGACGGATTAATTCAAGAAACTCTATTGGATAAAGCGAATGGTTTAGTCGGAAAAACCATTATTCATCCATCCCATCTCTTGCCCGTCCAAGCATTGCATGTCGTGACGAAGGAAGAATATGTGGATGCGCTAAGCATCTATCAGCAGGCGACTGGTGAAAAAGGTGTTTTTAAAAGTGAATTTATGAACAAAATGAATGAGATTAAGCCCCATTTATACTGGGCACAAAAAGTATTGATTAAGTCTGATATATACGGGGTGTACAATGAAAACATCACATTCATCGATTTACTATCCGAGTAA
- a CDS encoding NUDIX hydrolase encodes MTSTYVDWGGHKLKLTWEIGLLPERELITSVHGFCFKDGKLLMVDLNDRGWDFPGGHIEAGETAEVCFKREAMEEGYVTGDCVLLGSIEVNHHENPLWNEQSIYPQIGYQVFYKMDITELHPFEAQYESNRRIFISSEDVSKYYNGWHEIYEEIINDARKR; translated from the coding sequence ATGACTAGTACATACGTGGATTGGGGAGGCCATAAGTTGAAACTGACATGGGAAATTGGTCTTTTGCCGGAACGGGAATTGATTACAAGTGTCCACGGTTTTTGTTTTAAAGACGGGAAACTGTTGATGGTCGATTTGAATGACCGAGGCTGGGATTTTCCTGGAGGGCATATTGAAGCCGGTGAGACTGCGGAGGTATGCTTCAAGCGAGAGGCGATGGAAGAAGGGTATGTAACGGGGGATTGTGTACTACTTGGTTCAATTGAAGTTAATCATCATGAAAATCCGTTGTGGAATGAACAAAGCATTTACCCCCAAATAGGCTATCAAGTTTTCTACAAAATGGACATAACGGAATTGCATCCTTTTGAAGCACAATATGAATCGAACAGACGAATCTTCATCTCATCTGAAGACGTCTCCAAATACTATAATGGATGGCATGAAATATACGAAGAAATAATTAATGATGCGCGAAAAAGGTGA
- a CDS encoding nucleotidyltransferase domain-containing protein: MNSSRIQPVEAAKKFIAEKFPDCQAALLAGSVVRGEDTATSDLDIVVFDEKVESAYRESLFEYGWPIEVFVHNLTSYRDFFKSDRESARPSLPRMVSEGIVLFDSGVVSFIKDEAKVLLKKGPEVWSIETIVMKRYMITDALDDLIGSTNPAEDLFIANTLANEIHEFVLRTNVQWVGSSKWVVRALSQFDEKFARLFVQAFDLFYKTGNKDEIIMLTDEVLKPYGGRLFEGFSLGKGDRI, from the coding sequence ATGAATAGCAGCAGAATACAGCCTGTCGAAGCCGCGAAAAAGTTTATAGCGGAAAAATTCCCGGATTGCCAAGCTGCATTGCTTGCGGGAAGTGTCGTCAGAGGTGAGGATACGGCAACATCAGATTTAGACATTGTTGTTTTCGATGAAAAGGTAGAATCGGCGTACCGCGAATCGCTTTTTGAATATGGATGGCCAATCGAAGTGTTCGTCCATAACCTCACTTCTTATAGGGACTTTTTCAAGTCAGACCGTGAAAGTGCTCGACCGTCATTGCCGCGGATGGTTTCCGAAGGTATCGTCTTATTCGATTCTGGAGTTGTTTCTTTCATAAAGGATGAAGCTAAGGTGCTATTGAAAAAAGGTCCCGAGGTTTGGTCGATTGAAACGATAGTAATGAAACGTTATATGATAACGGATGCACTCGATGATCTGATTGGTTCAACAAATCCTGCAGAAGACCTTTTCATAGCGAATACACTTGCCAATGAAATCCATGAATTCGTTTTGCGGACAAACGTTCAGTGGGTCGGGTCGTCAAAATGGGTTGTGCGCGCTTTAAGTCAATTCGATGAAAAATTTGCTCGGCTATTTGTACAAGCATTCGATTTGTTTTATAAAACAGGCAATAAGGATGAAATTATCATGCTTACAGATGAAGTATTAAAACCATATGGCGGCAGGCTATTTGAAGGTTTTTCATTGGGGAAAGGAGACCGGATATGA